The following proteins come from a genomic window of Vallitaleaceae bacterium 9-2:
- a CDS encoding sugar ABC transporter permease, whose amino-acid sequence MDQNGVAVTKANVLPKRSKKEKYQETIKYLKQHKWLYLMLIPGLVYLIVFRYIPMGGIIIAFQKYNPYSGISGSEWVGLYYFKMLFTSPDFPRILVNTLSISLLSLIFFFPAPIILALLLNEIKHERYKRTVQTFIYIPHFISLVIVASLTYQLLNINDGIINQVIEMFVGEKINFLGKPEYFRGLIVGQNIWKETGYGTIIFLAALAGVDVSLYEAARVDGAGRWKMMWHVTLPAIRGTIIIMLILRVGSILNTGFEQIFLMKNALNSSVAEVFDTYVYTKGIINAQYSYSTATGLFKSIVGMIMVLGANKLAKKAGESGIY is encoded by the coding sequence ATGGATCAAAATGGCGTGGCTGTGACCAAGGCAAACGTATTGCCAAAGCGTAGTAAAAAAGAAAAATATCAGGAGACAATAAAATATTTAAAACAACATAAATGGTTGTATTTAATGTTAATCCCGGGATTGGTATACTTAATTGTTTTTCGTTATATACCAATGGGAGGTATTATCATTGCCTTTCAAAAATATAATCCATATTCAGGCATATCCGGAAGCGAGTGGGTTGGACTGTATTACTTTAAGATGCTTTTTACCAGTCCGGATTTTCCAAGGATTTTGGTCAATACGCTAAGTATTTCCCTGCTGAGCCTTATCTTCTTTTTTCCGGCACCGATTATACTAGCACTACTATTAAATGAGATAAAACATGAACGCTATAAACGAACGGTTCAGACATTTATCTATATTCCCCATTTTATTTCGTTGGTTATTGTGGCTAGTTTAACCTATCAACTTCTTAATATTAATGACGGGATTATAAATCAAGTGATTGAGATGTTTGTTGGAGAAAAAATTAACTTTTTGGGTAAACCGGAGTACTTTAGGGGGCTTATTGTTGGACAAAATATTTGGAAAGAGACAGGATATGGAACCATCATATTCTTGGCAGCACTAGCGGGAGTTGACGTTAGCCTCTATGAAGCGGCGCGAGTCGATGGTGCTGGACGGTGGAAGATGATGTGGCATGTAACGCTTCCAGCTATTCGAGGGACAATCATTATCATGCTGATTTTACGTGTAGGATCCATCTTAAATACTGGGTTTGAGCAAATCTTTTTGATGAAAAATGCTCTAAATAGTTCCGTTGCAGAAGTGTTTGATACGTATGTGTACACCAAAGGTATTATTAATGCACAATATTCTTACAGTACTGCAACCGGTTTGTTCAAATCTATCGTTGGTATGATTATGGTTCTTGGTGCCAATAAATTAGCTAAAAAAGCCGGAGAGTCGGGAATTTACTAG
- a CDS encoding polysaccharide deacetylase family protein, with product MDKKSMRKVYYCFPQGKHKVFTLSYDDGRCADRRLIEIMNRHGIRGTFHLNAGLMGSHDRIPKEEVSTLYQGHEVAAHTYNHPTIARSPREELIDQVMQDRKELEALVGYPVRGMSYPNGSYNQRIIEALPHLGIEYSRVVGGHQTYQLPDNFYTWQATCHHNRQGIERAKEFVELHKTQYLYMLYIWGHSYEFDNDDNWETIEEICRIVGNQEDIWYATNIEIVDYLKALDRLQFNTERTQVLNASHLTLWLDVDGKKTMIQPGLNVL from the coding sequence ATGGATAAGAAATCGATGCGAAAAGTATATTATTGCTTTCCACAAGGAAAACACAAAGTATTTACACTTAGTTATGATGATGGACGTTGTGCAGACCGACGATTAATAGAAATTATGAATCGTCATGGAATTCGCGGAACCTTTCACTTAAATGCTGGATTAATGGGAAGTCATGACCGCATTCCCAAAGAAGAAGTAAGCACTTTATATCAAGGACATGAAGTGGCAGCCCATACCTATAACCATCCGACGATTGCCCGTTCGCCTAGAGAAGAATTAATCGATCAGGTCATGCAAGATCGAAAAGAGCTAGAGGCACTGGTAGGATATCCTGTTCGAGGCATGTCCTATCCGAATGGATCATACAATCAACGCATTATTGAAGCATTGCCGCACCTAGGAATTGAGTACTCACGTGTGGTCGGAGGACATCAAACCTATCAACTGCCAGATAATTTTTACACTTGGCAGGCAACGTGCCATCATAATCGTCAAGGTATTGAACGTGCCAAAGAGTTTGTTGAGTTACATAAGACGCAGTATTTATATATGTTGTACATATGGGGACATAGTTATGAGTTTGATAATGACGATAATTGGGAGACCATTGAAGAAATATGTCGAATTGTTGGAAACCAAGAAGATATTTGGTATGCGACCAATATTGAGATTGTAGATTATTTAAAGGCGCTTGATCGTTTGCAGTTTAATACAGAACGCACGCAAGTGTTAAATGCGTCCCATCTGACACTTTGGCTAGATGTAGATGGGAAAAAGACGATGATTCAACCCGGTTTGAACGTGTTGTAA
- a CDS encoding rhamnogalacturonan lyase, with protein MLDIWINEILDETITLSWEKLTQATSYHIYWADYPHDTMQYVCLGTTSALSYSVKKSTHVPHYFKIIGVDEKGEVVATSKVLKTPIYRQLDEQLEKLNRGLIAVKCHEGVFLSWRLMRDEVHGYTDTGLSGVDFYIYKNEEKLVLITESTNYIDVKGVQTDSYAVQPVFKGKLGKMSQEVKPFASGNEYIDIPMEPPESGITPKGERYFYRINDMSVGDVDGDGDYEYIVKWDPSNSQDVSIKGYTGKCYIDCYKLDGRLLWRLDMGVNIRAGAHYTQFMVYDFDGDQKAEISVKTAPGTCMTRYHEDGSIKSVDYISIPKRDILAGVTHEDNYVCSAEDYYNHLVQVFMDWHKHPEVCKGRWPQTLEACFGIKEQYSYPLTREDAKALVDYFIGVYAPMRSEKNHLETFEGFIYEGPEYLTMFAGDGRELETIAFKFVREDDGLMWGDYAMARIEPCNRVDRFLSGVGYLDGKNPYLIIARGYYTRTTLVAYRFIGDHHEEYFSIDSGHVPMDNPFNDQAHLHEGSDPVYGCLAGQGNHSLATADVDQDGYQEIIYGAAVIDHDGSVLYSSYDALPNGQRAKLGHGDALHVANINPDKPGLEIFSVFEGAEYAPYGFALRDAQTGEVIFGEYALTDLGRCMIGDIDAKTRGLQVWVNETFDCYGNPLKVNLLGTNQSIRWAKDLSTQILDGVDYIHETHSGVINDNEHGVYLAPKNMATNNGTKGNPCLVADLFGDFREELVLRKEDNTGVRIYTNTELTTHKLYTLMHDIQYRTGIAWQNNCYNQPCYTSFYYARDMEWKNIWERLNG; from the coding sequence ATGTTAGATATTTGGATTAATGAAATATTAGATGAAACCATCACCTTGTCATGGGAAAAATTAACTCAAGCAACAAGTTATCACATATATTGGGCGGACTATCCTCATGATACGATGCAATATGTATGTCTTGGTACAACCTCCGCATTAAGCTATAGCGTAAAAAAGTCAACGCATGTACCGCATTATTTTAAAATAATAGGAGTCGATGAAAAGGGTGAAGTGGTGGCGACGAGTAAAGTCCTTAAGACACCAATATATCGACAGTTAGATGAGCAACTTGAAAAACTTAATCGTGGACTTATTGCAGTAAAATGTCATGAAGGTGTCTTTTTAAGTTGGCGGCTTATGCGCGATGAAGTTCATGGATATACGGACACGGGATTGTCAGGGGTAGATTTTTATATCTATAAAAATGAAGAAAAGCTGGTGTTGATTACAGAATCAACGAACTATATAGATGTAAAAGGGGTGCAGACAGATAGCTATGCGGTTCAACCTGTTTTTAAAGGTAAGCTAGGCAAAATGAGCCAAGAAGTGAAGCCATTTGCATCTGGAAACGAATACATTGATATACCGATGGAGCCGCCAGAATCAGGGATAACGCCAAAGGGCGAAAGGTATTTTTACCGGATTAATGATATGAGTGTTGGAGATGTTGATGGGGATGGCGACTACGAATATATCGTCAAATGGGATCCGAGTAATTCACAAGACGTATCAATAAAAGGTTACACAGGAAAGTGCTATATCGATTGTTACAAATTGGATGGACGTCTTCTTTGGCGCTTGGATATGGGGGTGAATATTCGGGCTGGGGCCCACTATACCCAGTTTATGGTCTATGATTTTGATGGAGATCAAAAAGCTGAAATCTCGGTAAAGACCGCACCGGGAACTTGTATGACACGTTATCATGAAGACGGGTCAATAAAGTCTGTTGACTATATCTCGATACCTAAGCGCGATATACTAGCAGGGGTTACTCATGAGGACAATTATGTATGTAGTGCAGAGGATTATTATAACCACTTGGTACAGGTTTTTATGGATTGGCACAAGCACCCTGAGGTATGTAAGGGGCGTTGGCCACAGACGCTTGAAGCGTGCTTTGGCATAAAAGAACAGTATAGCTATCCACTCACACGTGAAGATGCAAAAGCTCTCGTCGATTATTTTATTGGAGTCTATGCACCAATGCGTAGTGAAAAAAATCATCTAGAGACCTTTGAAGGATTTATTTATGAAGGGCCTGAGTATCTCACGATGTTTGCTGGAGATGGTAGAGAATTAGAGACGATAGCGTTTAAATTTGTACGAGAAGATGATGGATTGATGTGGGGAGATTATGCGATGGCCCGTATTGAGCCATGTAACCGTGTTGACCGGTTTTTATCCGGAGTTGGGTATTTGGATGGAAAAAACCCATATCTAATTATTGCGCGTGGATACTATACTCGAACAACCCTTGTAGCTTATCGTTTTATAGGTGACCATCACGAAGAATATTTTTCCATTGATTCGGGACATGTACCGATGGATAATCCGTTTAATGATCAGGCACACCTACATGAAGGAAGCGACCCGGTGTATGGCTGTTTGGCGGGGCAGGGAAATCATAGCTTAGCGACAGCAGATGTTGATCAAGATGGCTATCAAGAGATTATCTATGGTGCAGCCGTCATTGATCATGATGGCTCTGTCCTTTATAGCAGTTATGATGCGCTACCTAATGGACAGCGGGCTAAACTTGGGCATGGTGATGCTTTACATGTGGCCAACATTAATCCTGACAAACCGGGACTGGAGATTTTTAGTGTGTTTGAGGGGGCTGAGTATGCGCCGTATGGTTTTGCCCTACGGGATGCTCAAACCGGTGAAGTGATTTTTGGAGAATATGCCTTGACAGATCTAGGACGATGTATGATTGGCGATATTGATGCTAAAACGCGTGGGTTACAAGTTTGGGTGAATGAAACGTTTGACTGTTATGGAAATCCTTTAAAGGTTAATCTACTTGGAACGAATCAATCTATTCGATGGGCAAAAGATTTGTCAACACAGATCTTAGATGGTGTAGATTATATACATGAGACCCATTCGGGTGTGATTAATGATAATGAACATGGTGTCTACTTAGCACCCAAAAACATGGCGACAAATAATGGCACCAAAGGAAATCCGTGCCTTGTAGCAGACTTGTTTGGTGACTTTAGAGAGGAACTTGTCCTAAGAAAAGAAGACAATACAGGGGTGCGCATATATACGAATACGGAATTGACAACACATAAACTTTATACACTGATGCATGACATACAGTATCGTACAGGGATTGCGTGGCAGAATAATTGCTATAATCAACCTTGCTATACATCGTTTTATTATGCACGTGATATGGAATGGAAAAACATATGGGAGAGATTAAATGGATAA
- a CDS encoding carbohydrate ABC transporter permease, with protein MAKKTVKKNKIKGSKADRITNIIIYIFVGLAGIGTLLPFLYVLAGSFATEKELTEKAFFIFPTVISTNAYKYIFETGEIFNGLKNSIYLTVVGTTVNMFFTTTFAYPLAKTHLKGRNFFLKMVVITMLFSGGMIPTFLWVKELGLYNSFAGLILLGAINPFNMIIVKNFFQELPAELEEAARIDGCNDLQIFSKIVLPLSKPVIASISLFYAVGHWNNYFGPMIYLKDTSKETVQIVLRRIVLLAGGVQADGMDFDILGTPPDKAVKMAATVVATVPILMIYPFVQKYFTKGVMVGAVKG; from the coding sequence GTGGCAAAAAAAACAGTGAAAAAAAATAAGATCAAAGGGTCAAAAGCAGACCGTATAACCAATATTATTATTTACATCTTTGTGGGACTGGCAGGAATAGGAACATTACTTCCTTTTTTATATGTACTGGCCGGGTCTTTTGCAACAGAAAAAGAGTTAACGGAAAAAGCCTTTTTCATTTTTCCGACAGTGATATCAACCAATGCATATAAGTATATTTTTGAAACGGGAGAGATATTTAATGGCTTGAAAAACTCTATTTATCTTACAGTTGTTGGAACAACCGTCAATATGTTCTTTACCACGACTTTTGCTTATCCATTGGCAAAGACCCATCTTAAAGGAAGAAACTTTTTCCTAAAAATGGTCGTGATTACGATGCTCTTTAGCGGAGGGATGATTCCAACCTTTTTATGGGTTAAGGAGCTAGGACTTTATAATAGCTTTGCTGGATTAATTTTGTTGGGGGCGATTAACCCATTTAATATGATTATTGTAAAAAACTTTTTTCAAGAATTACCGGCAGAACTTGAAGAAGCGGCGCGAATTGACGGATGTAATGACCTGCAGATTTTTTCGAAAATTGTACTTCCATTGTCAAAGCCAGTTATTGCATCTATTTCATTATTCTACGCGGTAGGGCATTGGAACAACTATTTTGGACCAATGATTTATCTAAAAGATACAAGTAAAGAAACGGTGCAGATTGTACTTCGACGCATAGTGCTACTAGCTGGTGGCGTACAGGCTGATGGAATGGACTTTGATATTTTAGGGACACCGCCAGACAAAGCGGTGAAAATGGCAGCAACGGTAGTAGCGACGGTTCCGATTCTAATGATTTATCCATTTGTTCAAAAATATTTTACTAAAGGCGTAATGGTAGGGGCCGTCAAAGGCTAA
- a CDS encoding extracellular solute-binding protein, which yields MKKFKKPITLILTLALVVSLFAGCAKNDESSTGSNSGAQEKDENGLAQISMMTFDFEGSPLSGEHSEEVISTMEEYTQTKVDFTWVPGDNYEERLGLTLASPDDMPMIIAVGSMTSAITSAAEAGAFWDLNDFMFDAEKYPNLSQANPNVNKSLTVNDQLIGVYRARPIGRLGMGYRADWAEALGIEEPKTIEDLYDMMYQFTYNDPDGNGIDDTYGLSLCKYTGPLDVIQTYFGVGNAWAEVGGQLVPIHQTPEYMEALNWLKKMYDDGLVYADWAVRDTSTWREDIQTGECGIYIDVLDSSRRIWDYFINNEIPAVEGTSYEYATMNLVGTINDKTLATSGYNGFFVITKAAKTEEDVAACLNFLDKMSDDAMITLSSYGLEGKHWVKDENGYLESLILGDAVAAKAFSALNQTVAYIPNMKATDIGPEMTDRLLIEEEIKAANVDYAVFNPAAAYIVNSETYSLSGANLDEIIDNARTQYICGEIDEEGLKAAWENWERQGGQAVIEEINAQHN from the coding sequence ATGAAGAAGTTCAAAAAACCGATTACACTAATTTTAACACTAGCACTTGTCGTATCGCTATTTGCAGGATGCGCAAAAAATGACGAAAGCAGTACAGGTTCAAATTCAGGTGCACAAGAAAAGGATGAAAATGGATTAGCACAGATTTCGATGATGACCTTTGACTTTGAAGGAAGCCCTCTTTCCGGTGAACATTCAGAAGAAGTTATATCAACAATGGAAGAATATACACAAACAAAAGTAGATTTTACATGGGTTCCTGGGGATAACTATGAAGAGCGCCTAGGATTGACATTGGCTTCGCCAGATGATATGCCGATGATTATTGCAGTGGGCAGTATGACTTCAGCGATTACAAGTGCTGCTGAAGCGGGAGCGTTTTGGGACTTAAATGATTTTATGTTTGATGCAGAAAAATATCCAAATCTATCTCAAGCAAATCCCAATGTCAACAAAAGTCTGACGGTGAACGATCAGTTAATCGGAGTCTATCGTGCACGACCTATTGGACGCCTAGGCATGGGATATAGAGCAGATTGGGCAGAAGCCTTAGGGATAGAAGAACCAAAGACAATTGAAGACTTATACGATATGATGTATCAGTTCACATATAATGATCCGGATGGTAATGGAATTGATGACACATATGGTTTGTCCTTATGTAAATATACAGGACCGCTAGATGTCATTCAGACATATTTTGGCGTTGGAAATGCTTGGGCAGAAGTTGGAGGACAACTTGTACCGATACATCAAACACCGGAATATATGGAAGCACTTAACTGGTTGAAAAAAATGTATGATGATGGACTTGTCTATGCAGACTGGGCTGTTCGAGATACATCAACGTGGAGAGAAGATATTCAAACAGGTGAATGTGGTATTTATATTGATGTACTTGACAGTTCAAGACGTATCTGGGATTACTTTATAAATAATGAGATTCCGGCTGTTGAGGGAACATCCTATGAATATGCGACGATGAATTTGGTTGGAACAATTAATGATAAAACATTGGCTACTTCTGGATATAATGGATTTTTTGTTATTACTAAAGCCGCAAAAACTGAGGAAGATGTGGCCGCATGCTTAAACTTCTTAGATAAGATGTCGGATGATGCAATGATTACACTTTCATCATATGGACTTGAAGGCAAACATTGGGTAAAAGATGAAAATGGATATTTAGAAAGTTTGATTTTAGGAGATGCAGTTGCGGCAAAAGCGTTCTCAGCACTTAATCAAACGGTGGCGTATATCCCGAATATGAAAGCAACAGATATCGGACCAGAAATGACAGACCGCCTCTTAATTGAAGAAGAGATTAAAGCGGCCAATGTAGACTACGCTGTATTTAACCCGGCAGCAGCCTATATCGTCAACTCTGAGACGTACTCCCTAAGTGGGGCAAACTTAGATGAAATTATTGATAATGCTAGAACACAATATATCTGTGGTGAAATTGATGAGGAAGGATTAAAAGCAGCTTGGGAAAACTGGGAACGTCAAGGTGGACAAGCGGTTATAGAGGAAATAAATGCACAACACAATTAA